In Pseudoalteromonas sp. MM1, a single window of DNA contains:
- a CDS encoding GGDEF domain-containing protein — protein sequence MIETVKLTVRLSNFYKMSWVNKTVSIALLLYIIVFSLYALNTFPPLKVQNNVYGFTTDFCNLIVLVFLFWIVQCSELSKQAYVYSTLGLLLWSMGTTADVIDELVVQPYWMSVYFEDLCRTIGMLFTAYGLFKTMRFVQSIHNRLARELIIDDLTQVHNRRYFYRHIRTASTSPYVILIIDIDHFKAINDEFGHDEGDSILKQLATKYNQVFINDAKFARLGGEEFGGYLPSRNISQAAEFCQQLINIAHSIHVKQAKHLTVSIGMALQTPNEPLDKVMKRADMALYLAKNNGRDRLEIAPTPISSF from the coding sequence ATGATTGAAACTGTAAAACTTACCGTTCGGCTGTCTAACTTTTATAAAATGAGTTGGGTAAATAAAACGGTAAGTATAGCGTTACTGCTCTACATAATTGTTTTCTCACTTTATGCTTTAAATACTTTCCCACCTTTAAAGGTACAAAATAACGTATATGGTTTTACGACCGATTTTTGCAATCTTATTGTACTTGTATTCCTATTTTGGATAGTGCAATGCTCTGAGCTTTCAAAACAAGCGTATGTTTACTCTACATTGGGTTTGTTGCTATGGAGTATGGGCACAACGGCCGATGTAATAGATGAATTAGTTGTACAGCCCTATTGGATGAGTGTTTATTTTGAAGACTTATGCAGAACCATAGGCATGCTTTTTACCGCCTATGGTTTATTTAAAACTATGCGTTTTGTACAAAGCATTCATAACCGTTTAGCGCGTGAGTTAATTATTGATGACTTAACACAAGTACATAATAGGCGTTATTTTTATCGGCATATTAGAACAGCGTCAACCTCGCCTTATGTTATTTTAATTATCGATATTGATCATTTTAAGGCAATTAATGATGAATTTGGACATGATGAAGGAGACTCAATACTCAAGCAGTTAGCGACTAAGTATAATCAGGTGTTTATCAATGACGCTAAATTTGCTCGTCTTGGTGGTGAGGAGTTTGGCGGTTATTTGCCTAGTCGTAATATAAGCCAAGCAGCTGAATTTTGTCAGCAATTAATAAATATTGCGCACAGTATTCATGTTAAGCAGGCTAAGCACCTCACAGTAAGTATTGGCATGGCGCTGCAAACCCCCAACGAGCCCCTAGATAAAGTAATGAAGCGTGCCGATATGGCTTTATATCTTGCTAAAAATAATGGCCGAGACAGATTAGAAATTGCCCCAACTCCTATATCGTCTTTTTGA
- a CDS encoding TolC family outer membrane protein: MRIIGLLSVLALTPGYVSALTLEQSVAETLNTNPRLMQKYASFEAKYRDKRSAFSEYLPQIRLYAAYGYEHVNYKSGSEFDTELDRRELGLKITQMLFDGFSTSSEVARLDNEARADQLGLISEAENISLEVVQVYLDLLKAIELIELSEKNIEIHKNILNDIEQRHQRGLSSDADVAQVQSRLATSQSGYLAAKNNLLDIQANYYDLVGKYPEDLVIPKADSHFLPDSLEEAMKIAKSSHPEIAAAIYDIQAADKQIQREKSGYWPKVSLELDVADNRDISGSPGRDDNGRIMLTMSYDLYSGGKTNADTDAAKWRYQEAVAVKDSTHRQVKEATSFAWNAYVFLDEQKKFYQENVGYAEVAQKGYERQFGLGRRSLLDVLDSQIELFTARRNYIESAYDQRIASYRLINATGRLVSALKVDKPDAWQLGDR, translated from the coding sequence ATGCGAATTATAGGATTACTCTCTGTTTTAGCTTTAACACCGGGGTATGTAAGTGCTCTGACGTTGGAGCAGTCGGTAGCAGAAACATTAAATACAAACCCTCGCTTAATGCAAAAATATGCGAGCTTTGAAGCTAAGTATCGTGATAAGCGCAGTGCATTTAGTGAATATTTACCGCAAATACGTTTATATGCGGCCTATGGCTATGAGCATGTTAATTATAAATCGGGCAGTGAATTTGACACAGAATTAGATCGCCGTGAATTAGGTCTAAAAATAACGCAAATGCTGTTTGATGGTTTTAGTACTTCTTCAGAGGTGGCTCGATTAGATAATGAAGCGCGCGCCGATCAGCTTGGTTTGATCTCTGAGGCAGAAAACATCAGCCTTGAAGTCGTGCAAGTGTATTTAGATCTATTAAAAGCAATAGAACTGATTGAACTATCTGAAAAAAATATAGAAATACATAAAAATATTTTAAACGATATTGAGCAACGTCATCAACGAGGCTTGTCAAGTGATGCTGATGTAGCTCAAGTGCAATCGCGCTTAGCAACATCGCAGTCTGGCTATTTAGCGGCTAAAAATAATCTGCTAGACATACAAGCAAATTACTATGATTTAGTTGGTAAGTATCCTGAGGATCTTGTTATCCCTAAAGCAGATTCACATTTTTTGCCTGATTCGTTAGAAGAGGCAATGAAAATTGCAAAAAGTTCACATCCTGAAATAGCTGCTGCCATTTATGATATTCAAGCAGCAGATAAACAAATACAACGAGAAAAAAGTGGCTATTGGCCTAAAGTGAGCTTAGAACTCGATGTTGCAGATAATCGAGATATATCAGGATCACCAGGGCGAGATGATAATGGCCGTATAATGCTAACAATGAGTTACGATTTATACAGTGGGGGTAAAACAAATGCTGATACTGACGCTGCTAAATGGCGCTATCAAGAAGCTGTAGCGGTAAAAGATTCAACTCATAGGCAAGTTAAAGAGGCAACAAGCTTTGCTTGGAATGCTTATGTATTTTTAGATGAGCAGAAGAAGTTTTACCAAGAAAATGTAGGGTACGCAGAAGTTGCGCAAAAAGGCTACGAAAGACAGTTTGGGTTAGGGCGTCGCTCGTTATTAGATGTACTTGATTCACAAATTGAATTATTCACGGCAAGAAGAAACTATATTGAATCTGCATATGATCAACGCATTGCTAGTTACAGATTGATCAATGCAACGGGTCGTTTAGTGAGCGCCTTAAAAGTAGATAAGCCAGATGCTTGGCAGCTTGGAGATAGATAA
- a CDS encoding YqaA family protein — MAIQKKIKEKTRHFIDSKHMLTGITVASFLESTIVPIPLEAVLVPLMQARREKLWLIALMATVGCIIGALFGYALGFYLFDAIGDWVIDMFSSQEQFENVKQQMQNQGFWFVMTLGIVPIPFQIAMLAAGATKYSIALFLLASGIARSIRYFGLAIVVYYAGNKAEQIISKHKTKAMIAITILVLALWGISTLI; from the coding sequence ATGGCTATTCAAAAAAAAATAAAAGAAAAAACACGGCACTTTATTGACTCAAAACATATGTTAACGGGTATTACCGTGGCGTCGTTTTTAGAGTCTACGATTGTCCCCATTCCGCTTGAAGCCGTGCTTGTACCGCTTATGCAAGCACGCCGTGAAAAGCTTTGGCTAATCGCTCTAATGGCCACGGTAGGGTGTATAATTGGCGCTTTATTTGGCTACGCGCTGGGTTTTTACCTATTTGATGCGATTGGTGACTGGGTTATTGACATGTTCTCAAGCCAAGAGCAATTTGAAAATGTTAAGCAGCAAATGCAAAATCAAGGGTTTTGGTTTGTAATGACATTAGGAATAGTGCCTATTCCGTTTCAAATTGCGATGCTCGCAGCAGGCGCTACAAAGTACTCTATTGCTTTGTTTTTATTAGCCTCTGGTATTGCTCGTTCAATTCGCTACTTTGGTTTAGCTATTGTTGTGTATTACGCAGGTAATAAAGCTGAGCAAATAATCAGTAAACATAAAACTAAAGCAATGATTGCTATTACTATTTTAGTATTGGCATTGTGGGGTATAAGCACCCTAATATAG
- a CDS encoding HlyD family type I secretion periplasmic adaptor subunit encodes MADLYMGQLQAAKQAKRLVIIVFILLFSVVLWAKFAKLEEVIIGQGTVIPVQRVQTIENLDGGILKEVLVQEGQLVEVGDPLLLIDETRFAAAFAESSQERESLLARHNRLLTELKSVKLDEQSSFGATIQRLEIPRKGVSPEVYRQAYNTYTSRLTQLESQLQQRTQSLLQQEQASNEQLANISALKQSLKLTSREVELTQSAVDAGAVAEMELVKLQRDEIAMKGELNQASALLQQLIAAKSQVLEERKAIVFDYLADTQNQLDEVSNELAKISQSSKALEDRLLKAQVRAPVRGTVKNIVSRSIGSVIDPGEVMMEIVPQNDQLLIDTKVQPKDIGFIRVGMPAKVKFTAYDFVIYGGLEGEVTYISADAQYLEDGTAYYQAFIKTTVSQIAQQPIIPGMQTQVDIITGKKTVLDYWLKPLLRAKANAMREP; translated from the coding sequence ATGGCTGATTTATATATGGGGCAGCTGCAAGCTGCAAAGCAAGCTAAGCGGTTGGTTATTATTGTTTTTATTTTGCTTTTTTCAGTCGTTTTATGGGCAAAATTTGCTAAGCTAGAAGAGGTAATTATAGGGCAAGGTACTGTTATTCCTGTTCAGCGTGTGCAAACTATTGAGAATCTTGACGGTGGCATATTAAAAGAGGTGCTCGTGCAAGAAGGTCAGTTAGTTGAAGTAGGCGATCCATTACTTTTAATCGATGAAACCCGCTTTGCAGCCGCTTTTGCTGAATCAAGCCAAGAGCGAGAGTCTTTACTTGCTAGACATAACCGCCTGTTAACAGAGCTTAAAAGTGTAAAACTTGACGAGCAAAGCAGTTTTGGTGCGACAATTCAGCGCTTAGAGATTCCACGTAAGGGCGTATCGCCAGAAGTATACAGGCAAGCATATAACACTTACACATCGCGTTTAACTCAGCTTGAGTCGCAATTACAACAACGAACCCAAAGTTTGTTGCAACAAGAGCAGGCAAGTAACGAGCAACTAGCAAATATTTCAGCGTTAAAGCAAAGCTTAAAACTAACCAGCAGAGAGGTCGAGTTAACACAAAGTGCGGTAGATGCTGGAGCTGTAGCTGAAATGGAGCTTGTTAAATTACAGCGCGATGAAATTGCAATGAAAGGTGAGCTAAACCAAGCCAGCGCATTACTACAGCAGCTTATTGCTGCCAAAAGCCAAGTGCTTGAAGAGCGTAAAGCGATTGTATTTGATTATTTAGCTGATACACAAAACCAGCTAGATGAAGTAAGTAATGAGCTCGCTAAAATCTCACAAAGTAGTAAAGCGCTTGAAGACAGATTATTAAAAGCACAGGTAAGAGCGCCAGTACGAGGGACTGTAAAAAATATTGTGTCTCGCTCAATTGGAAGCGTAATCGATCCTGGCGAAGTGATGATGGAAATAGTCCCGCAAAATGATCAGCTTTTAATAGATACTAAAGTACAACCAAAAGATATAGGTTTTATTAGAGTTGGTATGCCAGCCAAAGTAAAATTTACTGCATATGACTTTGTTATATATGGAGGATTGGAAGGGGAAGTAACTTACATTAGTGCAGATGCTCAATATTTAGAAGACGGCACGGCGTATTATCAAGCTTTTATAAAAACCACTGTAAGTCAGATTGCTCAGCAACCTATCATACCGGGGATGCAAACTCAGGTAGATATAATTACTGGAAAAAAAACTGTTTTAGATTACTGGTTAAAACCTTTGTTAAGAGCAAAGGCCAATGCCATGCGTGAACCATAA
- a CDS encoding OmpA family protein: MKNIALLSAALLLTACATEPGPYEQKLQSNDLLDQDQDGVINERDKCADTPLKAVTDNDGCPFEKNISTTRGVVINFEFDKHVLTTDAKQKVAEFARSIENSPLLSVILIGDTSKKGSLEYNRKLALKRIETVKSALLALNVSEDQISQQTFIETKKIPTELQGRETRVIALVEGEQSSVMQMQFDVYNSTI, translated from the coding sequence ATGAAAAATATAGCTTTATTAAGTGCCGCTTTACTTTTAACCGCCTGTGCGACAGAGCCAGGCCCGTACGAGCAAAAGTTACAGTCTAATGATTTGCTTGATCAAGACCAAGATGGGGTTATTAACGAGCGCGATAAGTGTGCAGATACGCCCCTTAAAGCGGTAACAGATAACGATGGTTGCCCGTTTGAAAAAAACATAAGCACAACACGTGGTGTGGTGATTAACTTTGAATTTGATAAGCATGTACTTACTACTGATGCAAAGCAAAAAGTAGCTGAGTTTGCTCGCTCTATTGAAAACTCACCATTATTGAGTGTTATTTTGATTGGTGATACTAGTAAAAAGGGATCACTTGAATACAACCGAAAGTTAGCGTTAAAACGTATTGAAACAGTCAAGTCAGCACTGCTTGCGCTTAATGTGAGCGAAGATCAAATTTCACAACAAACGTTTATTGAAACTAAAAAAATCCCGACTGAGCTTCAAGGGCGAGAAACCCGTGTTATAGCATTAGTTGAGGGTGAACAGTCTAGTGTTATGCAAATGCAGTTTGACGTATACAACTCAACCATTTAA